tttttaagaaaggacgaagaaagaagagagagagagagacgttcGACGGCTACGCATCGCCGCATTGGTAGAACCCTATAAACAGAACCCGAATCGCACCTAAATCGACAAAGCAGAGGAAGAGCCAGCGACGATGGAACATCAAATGTTCGAATCGCACATCGGAGGAACAGTAACTTCTCACTGTCGCCGACCGAGGTGAGTTCGACTTCCATTCCGTTCGAATCCGCCAGCGATTTCGGCTCCCCGAAATGTTCAACGTTTCGGTTAAAAATCTCTTCTTGTTCGCCCAAAAACGCTCTCTGGCAACCTTGGCCACCCTCCTTGAACCTCCGAaatcgtcttcgtcttcgtgcTCTTCGTCGCCGTTGATTGATTATCTCGTGAAATCGCTCGATCTTCCTTTGGAATCTGCTGTTTCCATCTCCCAGAGACTCCGTGCCCACCGAAATGGCGTCGAAAGAGCCGATTCCGTGGTTGGGTTCCTGCGTTCCTCCGGATTCGGCAAAGCGCAGATCGCGAAATTGGTCACCAATGGACCGACGCTCCTCCGGTCGAATGTGGAATCGAATCTCAAGCCCAAGTTGGAGTATTTCCGCGAGATTGGGTTATCACAATCGGTCTTGCTCGGTGCCATAGCTGGGAACAGTAGCTTCTTTGGTAGAAGCTTGAATTCGTTCTATAAGCCGCAGATTGATTTCCTCATGAAGTGTCTGAGGACCTCCACCGCGTTGGATATTGCGATCAAGCGCTGTTCTTGGCTTTTGACTGTCGACCGCAGATATACTTTGGAACCTAATATCGATCTCTTGATGAGGGAGGGAGTGAGATTCGATGATGTAGTGCTTCTGATGCTCTATCAACCTAAGACATTAGTGATGAAGGTTGAGAAGATGGCTGCTTTTGTTGAATCCGTTAAAGGTCTTGGAATGGAACCGTCCTCTCCGAAATTCATACATGGTCTCAGGGTGATGTTGTCCATGAAGGAGTCGACTTGGCGTGAGAAGGTAGAGAATTTCAAGAGTTTGGGTTGGTCTCAAGAGGAGTGCCGGTCCATGTTTGCTCGTCGCCCGCTCTGTTTGGCTCTTTCCGGAGAGAATATTAGGAGGACAGTGGATTTTTATCTAAATACCGCGTCAATAGCTCGGGAGGTTATTGTCGGTCAGCCTGTACTTCTTAAGTATTCAGTAGAGAAGAGGCTTCGACCAAGGCATAGTGTGATTACGGTTCTGCAGTCCAAGGGTCTCCTTAAGAAGCGGAATTCTATTGTAGTACCGTTTAAAATATCCGAGAAGTCGTTCTTGGAGAAGTACGTGATGAAGCACCTGGAACAAGTTCCGCATCTGATGGAGATATACAGGGCATCTGCCGCCGCATGAAGAGTTTATCAGGTAGAAGATCAGGGATTTCAATTTATCGCTTCTGCACGAGTTGATTGTTGGATTGGCAGTATTGTGTATCTTGATCAGAAGCTTGGTTGAATGTTGGCATCAAAGCAGGAGGGTAATTGAAACTTCCGATTTACTCGTGGCATCTATTGGGTGATTCCCCTGCCTGTTGAATCGCGATAAGTTGGCACAATCAGATGATGGTAAACCCCTTGC
This Eucalyptus grandis isolate ANBG69807.140 chromosome 7, ASM1654582v1, whole genome shotgun sequence DNA region includes the following protein-coding sequences:
- the LOC120295433 gene encoding transcription termination factor MTERF2, chloroplastic-like → MFNVSVKNLFLFAQKRSLATLATLLEPPKSSSSSCSSSPLIDYLVKSLDLPLESAVSISQRLRAHRNGVERADSVVGFLRSSGFGKAQIAKLVTNGPTLLRSNVESNLKPKLEYFREIGLSQSVLLGAIAGNSSFFGRSLNSFYKPQIDFLMKCLRTSTALDIAIKRCSWLLTVDRRYTLEPNIDLLMREGVRFDDVVLLMLYQPKTLVMKVEKMAAFVESVKGLGMEPSSPKFIHGLRVMLSMKESTWREKVENFKSLGWSQEECRSMFARRPLCLALSGENIRRTVDFYLNTASIAREVIVGQPVLLKYSVEKRLRPRHSVITVLQSKGLLKKRNSIVVPFKISEKSFLEKYVMKHLEQVPHLMEIYRASAAA